The Prionailurus viverrinus isolate Anna chromosome X, UM_Priviv_1.0, whole genome shotgun sequence genome segment TCTCTTTGTCTCACTCCAACTGAGCCTTTCTGCCAAGATCCCTAGGAAGCAGTTTTCTTCTGAGGAGGCTCCTGTGAGCAAGCTAGAAGTGGTCAGTGGATCATTCCCTTTAGAATTTTCTGTCTCCTAATTGAGAGAAGGGGGGGGATCTTTTCCAGCAAAAGGGTCTAAGTAGAGGACCTTGAGATCTGCAGCCCAGAGTCATAAGGCTCCATAGGGAAATCAAGAAACTTAGGCCAATCTTCCTCCTGGCCTGTCCTCCATTAGCACAATCTTTATCTTGCTCGAAACCACCTATTTGTTCTTCATAAGCAACTGACATGGCACCTCCTACAGGGAGTCTTCTCAGAGCTATCCCTTACCCCTCAGGCTGCATTCAGAGACATACCTGAactcctctctgccctcagtGCTGGCCCCCTTCCCAACTCTTAGCATGGGGGACATCATAGACTGGCCTGTTTCCAGGgtctcctctccatctccctcaACAGATAGTGAGCTCTTGGGCCCGGGTCCTTTCTGAACAGTATGATTCTCCTCTCTGGCTCATGCTCCCTGTCATCTCTAGGATTGTCCGCTTGGTGGGGATCATCAGAGAGTGGGCCAACAAGAATTTCCGTGAGGAGGAACCTCGACCTGACTCATTCCTGGAACGTTTCCGTGGGCCTGAGCTCCAGACCGTGACAACACAGCAAGACGATGGCAAAGGCAACAAGGACGGCGAGGGCGAGGGCACCAAGTATAGTTTTCCAGCTTTTGGGACTGGAGGGACTCCCAAGCATGCAATTGTAGGGTTTGGTGACCTTTCTTATGCCATCACCAGGGACAGACTGGGGTCTATACCAAACCCTGCCATGACAGGTAAAGGAGTTGGCAGAGGAGACCTGCTATGGTTTTAACTCCAgtacatttccattttccttgttCACAAACTTTCCAACTTCCAGGGGCCAATTGCCATGGGAGCCCCTGGTGGCTTTTCTTCCCTTAGCTGCCCTTTTTCATATGTCCTCTTGCTGCTAATGAGGCAAATAGCAAGGGCACCTAAATATGTACCAGCCCCTCTCAGTTTCAGCAGTCAGTAAATGCAGAGAAGGGTGAAACTGGGGAGTGCTGCTGAGAGTATGACCACACCAGTGCCAATGTAGGTACAGAGGTGGGCCTTTGGAGAGGCCATACTGGGGGATAACTGGCTAAGGAAGGCCTGGAACAACTGCACAGGAAGGAGTAGGGAGGGCACAGAGGTGGAACCAGAGGGTCTATTCTTTGAGGAATGAGTAGGCAACTGGGGATGTCTGGCCAAGCCGGCATTCCACAATTCTGGCCAGTGGAGGAAAACAGCTTTTGCCAAGACAGGACGTAGCTTCTGGGAAAGTGATTTGGGAGCTGGAGGCCAGAGACCAAACAAGGAGAGTGGGGTGGGCAGGACGCACATGGCACTCACTTGCTTGGAattcctctttcttcccaggAGGGATCCCTGAGCCCTCATTACCATCCTGTGGAAGTCCCTCCCTAGGTCCTGAGGCCAACCCCAATAAAGACACTGCCCCTTGCCTTGCCCTCTGAGCAAGGAGTCTCCATAAGTCATTGGAGCCAATGGGCCTATGCGGGGTTAAAATAGGAAGAAGGGTGACTCTTATCTATGTGACCTCTACTCAGATGCCCAGTACCAAGTTGTGGCTTTCTGAAAATGAGGCCCTGAGCCAACTCAGTCCTTACTCTGTACATCCTCATAAGTGTTACTTTTTAAAGGACCCCTAGCCTCTGGGAGCTGGGGTGCTGCCACACTGGGGACCTAGTCCCCAAGCCTggcctctgtctgtctcctcaGGAAGAAATTTGAACTATTTGTCTTGGACCCAGCTGGGGACTGGTACTACCGCTGGCTATTTGTCATTGCTATGCTTGTCCTCTACAATTGGTGTCTGCTGGTGGccaggtgagcagggagggatCTGGGAGGGGGTGGCCAAAGAAGCCCAGGGCACAGGCTTTGGGTTTGAGAGAATACCAGTCTCAGCTATGGACGCAGAGCTCATTCCAGCTCAGCcttctttctgaattttctgcTTGCCAATGGCACCTCCCTCTGCCCTATTAACCCTCAatgccccctcccaccttccagTTTAATATGCTACTAAAGCTTCGCCTCTATCCTTTTCCTGGTATCCATAATCTGTTCCTACTTCTCCATCCACACCAACACTGTCCTTGGCAAGGCCACCCTCCTTTCTCCCTGGGACAAGTACAACAGCCTTGCACCCATTTCTTTCGGTCACTCTTGTCCCCTCTAATGCATCCTTCACACTTGCAACTAGTATGCTTTGTATAAACTGGGATTTGATTGTCAGTCATTCCTCACAAACCCTTCAATTGTCCCTCATTGCTGACAGGATGAAGTTCAAGCCCTCAATGTAGCCTTCAAGGCCCTCTGGACCTGGCCTTCTCACTAGCTCTACCTTCTGGACAACTCCCAGCCCTAGCATTCTCTACTCTTGGATAATAACATGTTCTTGCCTCAAGAGAAAATTCCCTCTCCCTATTTTTAGCCTATGGAGATTCTTCTCACAATTTCAGTTCCAAAGCCACTCTCTACAGGTAGCTTTCCCattccaccccatcccccacttcAGTTATTCATTCAGCAAGGATTTGACTGAACATCCATCAGGTCACTGCTGTCTTGGAGCTCTCAGGCTAGTGGGAGACACTGGCAGCAAATATGAACAAAACAAATGCCCAAGAGACTTGAGGTTGGTGAAAGAAACTTTCTGGGAAGGAGGAACAAGTATCAAAACCTTGTCTGAGGATGGCCTAGTGTGGCTGGAGGACTCCAAGTGAGCATGAGGCAGTCACAGGACTATTCTGTAGGCTTTGTGCAGCAGAGGAGGGGGTTGGGCTTTTATGTGAAATGCGACCAAATAGAATTAACTGCTTTTCCCTTTGACTAATACAATCATTGGGCCATCATCCTGGGTTCTATCTCCTATTATGTCCATATCCTAGGTCTCTACCCATTCAGTCACCAAGTCTTGTTAATTCCTCTTAAAACTGTCCTGCATCCTCCAACCTTTCTTCATTACCACTACCTTTAGGCTAAGCCCAACTACTATCTTCTCTCTGACATGGATTGGCCAGTGCTCTGTATTGGGCTTTCAGTAGGTGTATGTTGAAAATATGGGCATGGAGGCTATTCAGCTGTGTATTATAATTCATACTTCCAATGactcatttttcatttaactCACACTTGTCAAATCCTGGTGCTCTGGGCTAGAGCATGGGGCATGCAGTAATGACTCAGAGGTAGTCTCTGTCTTCTTGGCATTCATGGTTCAGTGGATGAGACAGACAAGTAATGGTCAGTGTAGATGTTTATTTAGGAATATCTATGCAATAATAAGAGTTGGAGTAAAAGTTGCTTGTCATTAAGTTTCTGCATGACACCAGACTGACTGTGAATCATCAGCATCCTGGTAGCCATCCCAAAACCTGCAGTCAGTGGGCACTCAGTTTGAGGCCTCCAGGGATCCTTGACTGGCTTTGAGGGTGAAGTCCAGTCCTGTCTtcctacagagcctgcttcagtgaCCTACAGAAAACCTATTACCTAGTGTGGCTAGTGCTGGACTACTTCTCAGATGTGGTGTACATTGCGGACCTCTTCATCCGACTGCGCACAGGTAAGTGAATAACTGTGATGCACAGGCAGGAGCATGACCCATAGGTCCAAAATCCTGAGTCCACATTTTCAAGAAGCTCTCTTGACACAGTGTTAGACTCAACTGCCTGGCTGGGACTCGGGTTGGTGTCTGCTCCTCTTTGAATCTTATAGTCCCCATGTGCCTAGTGAGGTTTAGACCTTGGGATCATCTCTTGGGGTCCTTCATGCTAGCTTTGCTATGTGAATTTCCTATACCTCTCTTTAGGAATGAGGGTTGAATGCGCAGTTTCTCCCTTGCTGAACATTAAACAATTAGGAAGGACAGGCTTGAGAGCAGAGCTGATATACTGATTTGCATCTCTACTAGGCTTTCTGGAGCAGGGGCTGCTGGTCAAAGATCCAAAGAAGTTGCGGGACAACTATATCCACACCCTACAGTTCAAGCTGGATGTAGCTTCTATCATTCCAACGGATCTGATCTATTTTGCTGTGGGCATCCACAGCCCTGAGCTGCGTTTTAACCGCCTGCTACACTTTGCCCGCATGTTTGAATTCTTTGACCGCACTGAGACACGCACCAGCTACCCCAACATCTTCCGAATCAGCAACTTGGTCCTTTACATCTTGGTCATCATCCACTGGAATGCCTGCATCTACTATGCCATCTCCAAGTCCATTGGCTTTGGAGTTGACACTTGGGTTTATCCCAATATCACTGACCCTGAGTATGGTTACCTGGCTAGGGAATACATCTACTGCCTTTACTGGTCTACACTGACACTCACCACCATTGGGGAGACACCACCTCCTGTAAAGGATGAGGAGTACTTATTTGTCATTTTTGACTTCCTGATTGGTGTCCTCATCTTTGCCACCATTGTGGGGAATGTGGGCTCTATGATCTCCAACATGAATGCCACTCGGGCTGAATTCCAGGCCAAGATTGATGCTGTCAAACATTACATGCAGTTCCGAAAGGTCAGTAAGGATATGGAAGCCAAGGTCATTAAGTGGTTTGACTACCTGTGGACCAATAAGAAGAGTGTGGATGAGCGGGAAGTTCTCAAGAACTTGCCAGCAAAGCTGAGGGCTGAGATAGCCATCAATGTCCATCTATCCACCCTCAAAAAAGTGCGCATCTTCCAGGATTGTGAGGCTGGCCTGCTGGTGGAGCTGGTATTGAAGCTTCGTCCTCAGGTCTTCAGCCCTGGGGATTATATTTGCCGCAAGGGTGATATTGGCAAGGAGATGTACATAATCAAGGAGGGCAAGTTGGCAGTAGTGGCTGATGATGGTGTTACTCAATATGCCCTGCTCTCAGCCGGGAGTTGCTTTGGAGAGATCAGTATCCTTAACATTAAGGGCAGCAAAATGGGAAATCGACGCACAGCCAATATCCGCAGCCTTGGTTACTCAGATCTCTTTTGCTTATCCAAGGATGATCTTATGGAAGCTGTGACTGAGTACCCTGATGCCAAGAAGGTCTTGGAGGAGAGGGGCCGGGAGATCTTGATAAAGGAGGGACTGCTAGATGAGAATGAGGTGGCAGCCAGCATGGAGGTAGACGTGCAGGAGAAACTAGAGCAGCTGGAGACAAACATGGAGACCTTGCACACTCGCTTTGGCCGCCTGCTGGCTGAGTACACGGGAGCCCAGCAGAAACTTAAGCAGCGCATCACCATTCTGGAAACCAAGATGAAGCAGAACAATGAAGATGATTACCATGATTACCTGTCAGATGGGATGAATAGCCCTGAGCCAGCTGCTGTTGATAAGCCATAAGGTCTTGGGCCCAACTGCCTTAGCAGCCTTGTCCTTGACCCCAGGAACTAGAAGAGCTGTGTAGGTGTCCATATTTGTATGCATTACCCTCTTGAATTCTCCCCAAAGCCTCTCTGTCCTAGGTTTTTGGCTCAATCATCTAGGAGCCCTCCTCCAGGTCCAGCTAATAGCCAAGTTTATGCACAAAGTAGACCATGTTGGCTCAGTTTCCAGGAGCTTTAGCTTGTCCAAgtctgaggaagaaagagaggagcatCTGAACTGTCTTCAAGGGGTCTGTCCTAGGGCTGGAAGCCTGGGCAATGATCTGTTCTGAAGAAGCAAATCTGCAGGACAGTGTGTACCCTAATGTGAAACTGCCCTCTCTCCCGGGTCCTTTGCACATAGCCACTTCCCATTTGGTTCTGGCCCTTGCTTTTCTAATATGTGTTGTGAATATCCCCATTTTCCTGCACATGTTTGTAGTTCAATAAATGACTACAGACAGCACAGGTACCCAGTGTCTGTATCCCAAGGCAAGGAAAGGAGGGGGGCAGGTAGAAGAGTGTTCTCTTAGGGGTGCCACTCCATCAGGCACTCCAAGTCCTAGTCTGTCCATCCATTTTAATGTTGCCATCCAGGAGTAAGGTCTCTGCAGGCTTCTCTGGACCAGGGAGATGATTATTCTCCTTGTTTCTGGTCCATTCCAAGGCAGGGAGTGAGGAGCAAGGAAATGCCACCtggagaaggaggtgggtgggagctCTGGCGATCACCCCTCTATACAGAACATTACTGAAGAGGCCCTGAGGCTGGCAGTGTGTGGGAGGCTCTTCAAGTTCATATCTGCAGTAGAAGCGCTTAtaagttaataaattaatttaaactaGTGGTTATTGCTCAACTCTGCTAttcacattctttccttttctcccctcttttttcctcttatccAGGACTCACCCTGCCTGGAACACTCTCTCTGCTGTCTTCTGCTGTCTATCTAAGCCCGACTTGTCCTTCAGGACTCAGCTCAGGCACCACCTTCTCCGAGAAAGCTCCCACATATGCAGTCAATCATCCCCTCTCTAGGCTCCCACAGCACTTGCTAGTCTGTGTCCTGGCTATTTGCTGTATGGTTGGTTTTCTGGTTTCCCTTCCAGACTGTgggctctttgagggcagggccAAGACACTGTCCTTCACTGCTCTGTCTTCAGCCTTGAGGACATGCCTCGCCCAGGTCAGGctttcagaaaatgtttaattACTGGGGCAgtaagtgaacacactgaaacTCTTAAGTTTCCATTTGCCAGTATCCAGGTCTTGACAGAAACACTACGTCTGGTGATTCATGGACGATCTTCTGGAGAAGCAGATATTTGAGTGGGTACCACTTGACCAGGAATCCAAAGGACAAGTGCTAATTAGTGAGCAAGAAGCTCTAGATGCAGATTTAGATGCCTTTGTGTACACCACTTATCtctatcatctacctacctatctttCTGCCTATTTGTCATCTATCTCTCTAtgtctctatttctctatctACTAATCATGGTACAATACATAtcaaatttaccatcttaactatttttaagtgtacaattttatagtgttaagtacattcacattgttgtgaaacaAATTTCCAGAATGTTTCagcttcccaaactgaaactttcTCCTCATTAAACAAAACTTCCCATAGTCTCTCCCTGCTAGCCCTTGGCAAccatcattttaatttctgtttctattacttgattactttagatacctcatacaAGCAGAACTATACAGTATCTATCCTTTAGTgacaggcttatttcatttagcataatgtccttaaagttcatctatgttgtagcatgtgtcagaatttccttccttttttaagctgaataatactccattgtatagatagagcaaattttgtttttccattcatctatcaatggacacttgggttgtttccatcttttggctactgtgaataatgctgctatgcacATGAGTACACAAGTGTCtgcccaatttctttttttcatttcttttgagactataaccagaagtagaattgctgcaTCATATAGTAATcctatttttgtagttttttgaggGCCCATCATACTTTCTCCCATAgaaactgcaccattttacattcccagtaaCAGCACACAAGGATTTTAACTTCTTTACATCCTCACGAATacttgtttcctgttttttttttttttaacagtagcCATACTGAtgggtgtggggtggtatctcattgtagtcgTATATTCATTTCCCTTGTaaatagtgatgttgagcatctcttcatgtgtttgttagccatttgtttatcttttttggagaaatgtctatttagtcttttgcaaatttttcagtcatgttgtttgtttttttaaatgttgagttgtaggagttctttatatactcgtGATGTTAACTGataccagatatatgatttgcaattcttccccccattccataggttgctttttaaCTGTTGATTGTACATTTTTATACACagaagtgtttaattttgatgtagtccaatttGCCTGGATGTAGGTGTCATCATTGATTTTCATTGGAATTCGTTCTTCTAGCcagaattattttacatttaatgtacTTTCTTGGCCTCTTCCCTACCTTATAGTAACAAATCTTAACCAGGGGCAGACTCACTTGGAGGGATCTATAACCCATCTTACCCATGCTTAGACTTGGTCCTTGAGAGTGGGGGCAGTAGGGAGGCGGCATTCGTGATTGAACAGCATTCTGTGTATGCTTCCCCTTTGGGTGCTGGGCTGAAAGAAAAGCTCTAACTAAGCCCCTTCACTTCAAgacagactgagcccccaggaaGTGGAGTCCTTGGGGAGCCAACCAGTTGCTTGCCCAGATGCTTATAGATAAGGCTACATGAAGGAGTTAAGTTTCCCTACATGCTGGAAGCCAGAGTGGTATTAGTTTTGTTGCCCTAGAATGGCACTGGGCCCAGAATAAGGGGGAAGACTGCATTGAAAAACGTTTCCTTGGTTATAGTAATAAATCTGCAGTCTTTCTCCCTAGAATGTGGTTTACCTTCTGTCCAGCCCCCACGGGTGCCTGATTTCACATCATCAACCTGGCAGACATTGAATCTTGGACCTGGTTTTCCCCAGTGCAAAGCAGCTGACTCATGTGGGTCATGTGGGGAACCCACTGTGTTGAGATGCAGGATTCAGGGCTctgctcccaccctctccccagacATCTTTGAATTGAATCACCCATGAGCTTTTGTGGTTCCTTGAATGTCTACATTCTCTTAGGCTTCTAGGACTTTtctcatgctgttccctttgcctggatcactcttctgatttttcttcctctgatacTCAGTTCGCAGGCTTACCAGAGCCTTCTATGTGAGACTTTCTTGCATACTGGACTGTGAAGGTCTGTTTAGCAATTGGTCTCTTCTCATCTAAACACACTTTGCTCAttgagaaaaagatgaaagagtgACAGAAAGAATATCCATGCAGCtcagggtgtatgtgtgtgtgtgtgtgtgtgtgccatgcAGCTctaggtgtatgtgtgtgtgtgtgtgtgtgtacatgcacacgtgtgtgtgcaaacacacaccTGTGTGAGTATCTGGATGTCAGCCTAGACAGACAGTGTCTGTGTCTGTGCCCCGTCCCAGTCCCCTCCTTGGTTGCTTTCTGCAAAAGCATGACTCTTTCCTGGCCATTTCTGGCTACCACCCCCACTTCTCTCCCATACCTGGGTGTAATATAAGAACTGAAGTACATTTTCCATTATGTGTTGTATTTATTCAGCACAGTTTGATGTTCCCtgctcttaattttaaaatatttatattggaatgttttttattttcctctgaaaataCCCACTTAAGGTAAATTGTCCTATTTGTATATAGCCACCAATGTGCTTTTCTTTGCATTGGTGACCTTCTGTAGAAAACAAAAGTCCCTGCTCCCACCCATCACTCTCCTTCCCCTCTTGGTCTGACCTTTGGTGGTTTCAGCCTGGCTTGCAGACTGCTGCTCCCAACTCAGCCCAGCCTGAGTCCCAGCCTCAGCAGCACATATCTGTTCCTTAGTCTTGAGCCTAAAGCTAATCtgacctcttcctccttccttgaaAGGAGGCGGAAGTAGAGGGTCCCCTACTGAGTAGCCTGAAAACAAGAGCTCAGAAGCCCCCAGTGCACAGAGCCAGAAAACCCAGCCACCAGAGGGCGCATGGACCTAAGAAAAGGGTGGTGGGCTCTGCTCAAtgaaatcccccccccccccccccatctagcagagggcagagcagggctcACTGAGGCAGTTAGGTATCTACCCTCAAGGCTTCACTGTGCTGTCGGACCAGGTCTTCCTCTCTGAATGCCTCACTGCAATCCCTTCAAATGCcctcagaggctcctgggtgtcAAAGCCAATGGCTCAATTCAAGTCTGTGTATGCTAGGTGCCCAGATTCTGCTGAGGGTTGGGTATGAAGGAAATGTCAGGGTTGAACTTCAAGGGAATCTGGGAACTATGTTTGTAATTATTGATTTTAACGTGTATTGAGCAAAAAACACCAGTAGGTCTGTAAAACCCTTGATGTtattgcaccccaatgtttatagcagcattatcaacaatagctaaagtatggaaagagcccaaatgcccatcaacagatgaatggataaagaagatgtggtacacacacacacacacacacacacacaatggagtattactcaacaatcaaaaagaatgaaatcttgccatttgcaactatgtggatggaattggagggtattatgctaagcaaaattcgtcagagaaagacaaatattgtatgacttcactcatatgaggaatttaagacacaaaacagatgaacataagggaagggaagcaaaaataatataaacagggaaggggacaaaatataaaagactcttaaatatagagaataaactgagggttgctggagggatcaTGAGtatggggatgggctaaacgggtaaggcacattaaggaggatacttgctgggatgagcatagcagatgaatcactggaatctactcctgaaataattgttgtactatatgctaacttggatgtaaatttaaaaattaattaattaattaaaaaatcccTTGATGTTATGAATATTATTGCTTAGCATGGAGCTAAAGGAAAAAGTGAGCTGATTTAaggttgatttaaagaaaatgattataTGAATAACTCTTCCAATAGCACATGAAGGTAGTGACCAGATAATGGTGAATATCCAAATGCCTACCAGATGCCACTAAGACATTTCAAAATCAACACCATCATAATTTACCTTTTGATTGTTTTTCTCCCAAACCAGCTGCATCCAATCCTCCCCATGTCAGTAATGGTTTATCCACCCTttcagttgctcaggccaaaacaCTTTAACCTATCCTGGATTTACCTCTTTCCTTCATCCACTATATCCAACCAGTCAGGAAATAGTCTCTGCTTAACTTTCAATGTAAAGTCAGAATCCACACACCTCTCCCACTTCCACTGGTCCCACTGTGGGCCAGACCACCATAAGTTCTCTTCCAGATACCTGCAGTTGTCTTCAGACTAGTGTCCTTGCTTCTACCTTGTCTCCCTAAAATCCTCTCCACTTACCTGCTTAAAACTTCCCAGTGACTTCCCATTATTCCTATAATAGAATCCAAACTCATGACTGTGGTCTCCAGGCCCTGTCTGTTATAGGCCCAGGCTATATCTCTGAcctttcctgctctttctctccccctgcttctctctgccccaggcCTTCTGGTCTTTTAATTCTTAACACATGCTCACCAAGCTTGTAGCCTTGCACTTATTGTACATCTGCCTTGATCCCTCTTCCTCTAGACTGTTTCTTTGTCTTCAGGCTTCTGAAGGGGCCCTCACACAGATGCACATAAAAACAGCCTGCACCTCCTGTGTCACACTCAGTCTCATTGTCCTATTTGACtttctttaaagtatttattactCTGTAATCctcttgcttatttgttttcttgtttattgattGTTTCCCCCATTTCACTGTCAACACCCTGAAGCAGACATGATTGCTCTTCCCCATTGTATTGCCAGCACCTAGAGCAGACACTAGCAAGTTACAGTGCTCTTTAAATGCTGAATGCTGGGAACTCCTTGAAGGGCTGCCTCCATTCCCTCTCTCTAATGGATTATATCACATCTTCTAagcttcatctctctctctctcttcatatcCTCATATGCTCTAGGTGTGCTGTGGCCACACAAGAGTCATTGGCATTCCATAACCCACCCAAGGTTGTCGCATAGGGAACTCAGCTTATACCTACTTCTTCCCTCAAATTTCTGTCTGTAACATCCTCATCTTTCAAAGTTAGCCATAAAGCTACATTTCCCTGAAGTTTCCTTTGATGCTTACAAGCAGGTTTATCATACTTGTCCCCCATGCTCAtctgtgtttgtgtctttttttctccttgcttcttGGGGAGAGGTCTGTGTGGGATTCACAGTGCCCTCCCCACAGTCAAGGCTACTTGGGGCTACAAGTGTGGGTGGGGACCATAGAGGGCCCTCCCTAGAGGGTCCTACTGAAGGGAGAGCTCCTCAAACTGAacagggagctggggtgggaagGCATGGATGCGATCTGTTTCCAGCAGGAGGAATGGCTTGCTATACTGACTATGGGTTCTGTAGCAGGTCACCTTCCCCCTGGAATGGATTGAGCTGCCAACTACTAAGTGATTTTGCTTTTCTCCAAGACAGACATTTCCCTGGAAGGACAGTCCAGCCCTGATTTAAAACCTGGAACCAAGCCAGCAATATTTGGCACCATTTGGGATGGTGATGAAGATGAATTTCTAGCTAAAAGGCTTGGCAAGCACAGGTCCAAAGGGGCTCAGTGCTGTGGCTGGACCCAGGGCAACGCCTGTATAGGCTCTGATAGGGGTACTGGCCTGGGATCCCAGGAATGTAAGGTAGGTTGCTCCACCCCTATTTACTAGATACTTGGAAATTTCTACTGTTGGAAACCTGGGGCATAGCACAGTGGGAGAGTTGGGAAATAAGGCATTATCTTTATTTCCAATCAAACCAATATTTCTTGGTTCCACCAGGCATGGTGATGCTCTGCTCTTTCCCAGAACTTTTAACCTACTTGTACTTACAGGACTCAAACAGGGTGGTGCTCTAAGGGAGTTGGAGCAAGCTGCTAATTTGCTATCCATATACAGATATATACCTGAAAACCTCATGTTGTCTTGAAGGATGCAGAGATGTCTAGGCAAGCAAGATGATGTGCCAGGTCCAAGGATCCAATTGGGCAAATAACCTGAAGACCAAGGTCAAGGACCCCAGTCTCTGGCTGAAGTGGAACATGAACCCGATGCTCTCTTGAGTTCCACAGACCCTGGAATTAACTTGGCCTCACTGGCTGAACTTGAATGAGTTCCTTTCCCTTTTAGGCTCAGTTTCtcacttattttaaagaaagagtttTCCAGGACCCTTTGAAGCCTttctgaggaagggaagggatgaGTTTCTTAACTCATACCCTTGC includes the following:
- the CNGA2 gene encoding cyclic nucleotide-gated olfactory channel, translated to MTEKSNGVKSSPANNHNFHAPPAIKANGKDDNRTNSRPQSTADDDTSSELQRLAEMDAPQRGRGGFRRIVRLVGIIREWANKNFREEEPRPDSFLERFRGPELQTVTTQQDDGKGNKDGEGEGTKKKFELFVLDPAGDWYYRWLFVIAMLVLYNWCLLVARACFSDLQKTYYLVWLVLDYFSDVVYIADLFIRLRTGFLEQGLLVKDPKKLRDNYIHTLQFKLDVASIIPTDLIYFAVGIHSPELRFNRLLHFARMFEFFDRTETRTSYPNIFRISNLVLYILVIIHWNACIYYAISKSIGFGVDTWVYPNITDPEYGYLAREYIYCLYWSTLTLTTIGETPPPVKDEEYLFVIFDFLIGVLIFATIVGNVGSMISNMNATRAEFQAKIDAVKHYMQFRKVSKDMEAKVIKWFDYLWTNKKSVDEREVLKNLPAKLRAEIAINVHLSTLKKVRIFQDCEAGLLVELVLKLRPQVFSPGDYICRKGDIGKEMYIIKEGKLAVVADDGVTQYALLSAGSCFGEISILNIKGSKMGNRRTANIRSLGYSDLFCLSKDDLMEAVTEYPDAKKVLEERGREILIKEGLLDENEVAASMEVDVQEKLEQLETNMETLHTRFGRLLAEYTGAQQKLKQRITILETKMKQNNEDDYHDYLSDGMNSPEPAAVDKP